One Carassius gibelio isolate Cgi1373 ecotype wild population from Czech Republic chromosome A20, carGib1.2-hapl.c, whole genome shotgun sequence DNA segment encodes these proteins:
- the LOC127938749 gene encoding ATP-dependent RNA helicase DDX1, with product MAAFGEMGVMPEIAQAVEEMDWLLPTDIQAESIPLILGGGDVLMAAETGSGKTGAFSIPVIQIVYETLKDQQEGKKGRSAVKTGGAVFNKWQMNPYDRSPAFAIGPDGLCCQSREFKEWHGCRSTKAVTKGKYYYEVTCNDQGLCRVGWSTALASLDLGTDKYGFGFGGTGKKSHNKQFDSYGEEFTMHDTIGCYIDQDKGQVSFSKNGNDLGLAFEIPSQLKSQPFFASCVLKNGELKFNFGDEPFKNQPKDGYVALNQASDGHVVKSSQTGSAKVSQVKSSSNAPKALIIEPSKELAEQTLNNVNQFKKYVDNPKLRDLLIIGGVAAKEQLSVLESGVDIVVGTPGRLDDLISTGKLDLSQVRFLVLDECDGLLTAGYTDFIMRIYNQIPQVTSDGKRLQVIVCSATLHSFDVKKLSEKIMHFPTWVDLKGEDSVPETVHHVVVPVNPKKDRIWEKLGKNHIWTDEVHAKDDTRPGSNTSEMWSEAIKILKGEYAIRAIKEHKMDQAIIFCRTKIDCDNMEQYFIKQGGGPDKKGHPFSCVCLHGDRKPNERKYNLEQFKKQEVKFLICTDVAARGIDIRGVPYVINVTLPDEKQNYVHRIGRVGRADRMGLAISLVAMEKEKVWYHVCASRGKSCNNTKLKENGGCTIWYNEKELLSEIEEHLKCTITQCEPDIKVPVDEFDGKVTYGQRRTGGAGLYKGHVDILAPTVRELANLEREAQTSFLHLSYLPNQLFKAF from the exons ATGGCAGCGTTTGGAG AAATGGGAGTGATGCCTGAAATTGCACAGGCGGTGGAAGAAATGGACTGGCT GTTGCCAACAGACATTCAGGCCGAGTCTATCCCTCTGATTCTGGGCGGAGGAGACGtgctcatg GCTGCTGAGACTGGGAGCGGAAAAACAGGA GCCTTCAGTATTCCAGTCATCCAAATAGTCTATGAGACCCTTAAAGACCAGCAGGAGGGGAAGAAGGGACGCAGTGCTGTAAAGACAGGAGGAGCAG TTTTCAATAAATGGCAGATGAACCCCTATGACAGAAGTCCAGCATTTG CTATTGGTCCAGATGGCCTGTGCTGTCAGAGCAGAGAGTTCAAAGAGTGGCATGGCTGTCGTTCCACCAAAGCAGTCACAAAAG GGAAGTATTATTATGAAGTAACCTGTAATGATCAAGGGCTGTGCAGGGTGGGCTGGTCTACGGCCCTGGCATCACTGGACTTGG GAACGGACAAATATGGATTTGGCTTCGGAGGTACTGGAAAGAAATCTCACAATAAGCAGTTTGATAGTTATGGAGAG GAGTTCACGATGCACGACACCATTGGATGCTACATAGATCAAGATAAAGGCCAAGTTTCATTCTCCAAAAATG GTAATGATCTGGGTCTGGCTTTTGAGATCCCTTCCCAGCTGAAAAGCCAGCCCTTCTTTGCTTCCTGTGTGCTGAAG AATGGTGAACTGAAATTCAACTTTGGTGATGAACCTTTCAAAAACCAACCTAAGGATGGATATGTGGCCCTGAACCAGGCTTCAGACGGTCATGTGGTCAAATCCAGCCAGACAG GCAGTGCTAAAGTGAGTCAGGTCAAATCCAGTTCGAACGCCCCCAAAGCTCTCATCATCGAGCCGTCTAAAGAGCTAGCTGAACAAACACTCAATAATGTCAACCAGTTCAAGAAATATGTTGATAACCCCAAACTGAG GGATCTTCTGATCATCGGAGGAGTGGCTGCTAAAGAGCAGCTCTCCGTTTTAGAAAGCGGA GTTGATATTGTGGTTGGGACCCCTGGCAGACTGGATGACCTCATATCCACAGGAAAGCTGGATCTTTCTCAAGTCCGCTTCCTGGTGCTGGATGAGTGT GATGGACTCCTCACAGCTGGCTACACTGACTTCATCATGAGGATCTACAACCAGATCCCACAGGTTACTTCAGACGGCAAAAGACTGCAG gtGATCGTTTGCTCTGCTACACTGCACTCATTTGATGTGAAGAAGCTCTCGGAGAAGATCATGCATTTCCCCACATGGGTGGATCTGAAGGGAGAAGATTCTGTACCAGAGACGGTCCATCATGTGGTGGTGCCAGTCAACCCAAAAAAAGACCGAATTTGGGAGAAACTGGGGAAAAACCACATTTGG ACTGATGAAGTTCATGCCAAGGATGACACACGACCTGGAAGCAACACTTCAG AGATGTGGTCAGAGGCCATTAAGATTCTGAAGGGAGAGTATGCCATCAGAGCCATTAAGGAGCATAAGATGGATCAGGCCATCATCTTTTGCAGGACGAAGATCGACTGCGATAATATGGAGCAGTACTTCATCAAACAGGGAGGAG GTCCAGACAAGAAAGGACACCCTTTCTCTTGTGTCTGTCTTCACGGCGACAGGAAACCAAATGAGCGCAAATATAACTTGGAGCAATTCAAG aaacaggaagtgaagtTTCTGATTTGCACCGATGTGGCTGCTAGAGGAATTGATATTCGTGGCGTTCCTTATG TGATAAATGTAACTCTACCCGATGAGAAGCAGAACTATGTTCACCGCATTGGAAGAGTTGGCAGAGCGGACAG GATGGGTTTGGCTATATCTCTGGTGGCTATGGAGAAAGAGAAG GTGTGGTACCATGTTTGTGCCAGCAGAGGAAAAAGCTGCAATAACACCAAACTCAAAGAGAATGGAGGATGTACTATTTGGTACAACGAGAAAGAG TTGTTGTCAGAAATCGAGGAACATCTGAAATGCACCATTACTCAGTGTGAACCTGACATCAAAGTACCTGTGGATGAATTTGATGGCAAAGTGACTTATGGGCAGCGCAGGACTGGTGGGG CTGGTCTTTATAAGGGCCATGTGGATATACTGGCCCCGACCGTACGGGAACTAGCCAACCTGGAGAGAGAAGCGCAAACGTCCTTCCTTCATCTCAGCTATCTTCCAAACCAGCTCTTTAAAGCCTTCTAG